In the Burkholderia multivorans ATCC BAA-247 genome, GCGGGCCGCATGCGGGCGATCAGTGACGGAAGTGACGCACGCCCGTCAGGATCATCGCGATGTTGTGCTCGTCGGCTGCCGCGATCACTTCGTCGTCGCGCACCGAGCCGCCCGGCTGGATCACGCAGGTCGCGCCTGCCGCGACGACCACGTCCAGACCGTCGCGGAACGGGAAGAATGCGTCCGACGCCACGGCCGAGCCGGCCAGCGTCAGGCCCGCGTTCTGCGCCTTGATGCTTGCGATGCGCGCGGAGTCGACGCGGCTCATCTGGCCGGCACCGACGCCGAGCGTCATGCCGTTGCCGCAGAACACGATCGCGTTCGACTTCACGTACTTCGCCACGCGCCACGCGAACAGCAGGTCGTCCATTTCCTTCGGCGTCGGATGACGCTTCGTGACGACACGCAGCTCATGCGGCTGCACGTTCTTCGCATCGAGCGACTGCACGAGCAGGCCGCCGCCGACACGCTTCAGGTCGAACGCGTTATGGCCTTCGCCAAGCGCGATCTCCAGCAGTCGCACGTTCTGCTTCGCGGCGAACACCTGCTTCGCGGCATCGGTGAACGACGGCGCGATCAGCACTTCGACGAACTGCTTGGCAACGGCCTGTGCAGCCGCTTCGTCGACTTCGCGGTTGAACGCGATGATGCCGCCGAACGCCGACGTCGGGTCGGTCTGGAACGCCTTCGCGTACGCATCGGCCGAGTCGTTGCCGACCGCGACGCCGCACGGGTTCGCATGCTTGATGATCACGCACGCCGGCGCGTCGAACGTCTTCACGCATTCCCACGCCGCGTCCGAATCGGCGATGTTGTTGTACGACAGTTCCTTGCCCTGCAGCTGGCGGTAGTTCGCGAGCGCGCCGGCCGGCGTGACGATGTCGCGATAGAACGCCGCGCTCTGGTGCGGGTTCTCGCCGTAGCGCAGGTCCTGCACCTTTTCGAACGCCATGTTCAGCGTCGCCGGATACGGATTGCGCGAGCTGTGCTTCAGTTCTTCGGTCAGGCTCGTCAGGTAGTTGGTGATCGCGCCGTCGTATTGCGCGGTGTGCGCGAATACCTTCGTCGCGAGCCGGAAGTTCGTCGCGTAGCCGACCGTGTTGCCGTTCGCCTTCATTTCGTCGAGCACGACCGCGTAGTCGGCCGGATCGACGACGACCGTCACGTCGCGGTGGTTCTTCGCGGCCGAACGCAGCATCGTCGGGCCGCCGATGTCGATGTTCTCGATCGCGTCGGCGAGCGTGCAGTCGTCCTTCGCGATCGTCGCGACGAACGGATACAGGTTCACGACGAGCAGGTCGATCGTCGGGATGTCGTGCGCTTCCAGCGCCTGCATGTGCTCGGGCAGGTCGCGACGCGCGAGGATGCCGCCGTGCACCTTCGGATGCAGCGTCTTCACGCGCCCATCGAGCATTTCCGGAAAGCCCGTGTAGTCCGCCACTTCGGTGACGGGCAGGCCCGCGTCGGCGAGCAGTTTCGCGGTGCCGCCCGTCGACAGCAGCTTGACGCCGAGGTCGGACAGCGACTTCGCGAAGTCGACGATGCCGGTCTTGTCGGAAACGGAAATGAGCGCTTGCTTGATCATGATGGAACCACCAATAGCCAGGGAAACGGGGACGGGGCGGCCGACTACAGCAGGCCGTGCTGCTGCAGCTTCTTGCGCAGCGTATTGCGGTTGATGCCGAGGTACTCGGCGGCGAGCGACTGGTTGCCGCCCGCCTGTTCGAGCACGACCTCGAGCATCGGCTTTTCGACGCAGGACATCACCATTTCATAGACGTCGTGCGGATTGGAGCCGTCTAGATCCCGGAAATACACGTCCAGGCTCTCGCGGACACATTGTTCGATGTTGTGCTTGCTCATGCTGCTAACTGGTTATGGTCGTCCGGCTCGCCCTGACCGTTTTCGTCGTCGTCGACGTAGACGAGGTGGTCCGACAGCGCCTTTTGCGCGTCGAAGAACGCATTGACGGCGGCGAGCTGCTCGCGGGTGGAATCGAGCGTGTTCATCCGGTGCCGGAACGCGTTGGCACCGGAAAGGCCGCGAGTGTACCAGCCGATGTGCTTGCGCGCAGTACGGACGCCGGTGAATTCGCCGTAGAACGCGTAGTGGTCTTCCAGGTGCTCGTTCATCACCTGCTGGATCTCGTCGATGCGCGGCGGCGGCAGCAGCTCGCCCGTTTGCAGGAAATGATCGATTTCACGGAACAGCCAGGGCCGGCCTTGCGCGGCACGACCGATCATCAGCGCGTCGGCGCCCGTTGCCTCGAGCACGGCCTTCGCCTTCGCGGGCGACGTAATGTCGCCGTTCGCGACGACCGGGATGCGCACGGCCGCCTTCACGGCCGCGATCGTTTCGTACTCGGCCTCGCCGCGGTACAGATCGGCGCGCGTGCGGCCGTGCACGGTGAGCATCGAGATGCCGGCGGCCTCGGCGAGCCGCGCGATCGTGATCGCGTTCTTGTGCTCGCGGTCCCAGCCGGTGCGGATCTTCAGCGTGACGGGCACCGCGTCGGGCCCCGTGCCGACGGCCGCGACGACGGCCTCGACGATCCGCTGCACGAGCGGCTCGTTCTGCAGCAGCGCGGAGCCGGCCGCCACGTTGCAGACCTTCTTGGCGGGGCAGCCCATGTTGATGTCGATGATCTGCGCGCCGTTGTCGACGTTGTAGCGCGCCGCTTCGGCCATCATCGCCGGATCGGCGCCCGCGATCTGCACCGCGATCGGCTCGACCTCGCCTGCGTGGTTGGCGCGGCGCATCGTCTTCGCGCTCTTCCAGAGCTGCGCGTTGGACGCGACCATCTCGGACACGGCGTAGCCGGCGCCGAGCTTCTTGCAGAGCTGGCGGAACGGACGGTCCGTCACGCCGGCCATCGGCGCGACGAACAGGTTGTTACGCAATACGTGAGAGCCGATAACGGGCATCGCAATGGCACCGCCCGCGGCACGCGCGGGCATCGAAAGGGCGGAGGGAAAACGCGCATTTTACCGTATTCCCAACCCCCGCCGATTTGACCCGGTTTGTGCGGGCGCACACCGGCACCGGCCGGTGCGGTCTGCGCGCCGCGCGCGTCAGCCGCGCTGGCCGAACATCATCTGCCGCGCGATCGCCTTCTTCAGCGGCGGCACGAATTCGAGCGCGGTGAGCGCCGCGCCGCGCAGCAGCGGCAGCGGGCCGGCATCGATCGTAAACAGCCGCGCGAGCGTGTCGGTCGCGCCGATCGTGAGCCGCCGGTCGAGCGCGCGGCGCGCATTGAAGGTCGCGAGCGCGGTCGCGTCGAAACCCTGCGTCGACAGCACGTCGACGAGCGTGTGCGCGTCGCGCAGCCCGAGGTTCAGCCCTTGGCCCGCGACCGGGTGCAGCGTCTGCGCGGCATTGCCGACGATCGCGATGCGGCCCTTGACGAGCGTCTGCGCGGCGTTGAGCCCGAGCGGGAACGACGCGCGGCCCGCGATCGCGACGAAGCTGCCCATCCGCTCGCCGAACGCGATCCCGAGTTCGCGCAGGAAGGCGTCGTCGGGCAGCGCCGCGCGGCGCGCCGCCTCGTCCGGCGCGCAGCACCAGACGAGCGCATAGTCGGCCTGCCGCGGGCCGCCGAGCGGCAGCAGCGCGAGCGGGCCTTCGTGCGTGAAGCGCTCCCACGCGACGTTCGGGCGCGGCGACGACACCGTCACGGTGCCGACGAGCGCGGTCTGGCCGTAGTCGCGTCGATGCTTGCCGGCGTCTGCCTGCTGCTCGTGGAACAGCCCGCCTTCGGCATTCACGACGATGCGCGCGCGCAGCACGCGTTCGCCGTGCGGCCCGTCGAGCGTCAGCGCGACGCAGTCGGCGTCCTGCAGCGGCGCGCGCGCGGTGGTCGACGTGAGCCAGTCGACGCGGCTGCCGCGCACGGCGCCGGCGAGCGCCTGGACGAGCGAGCCGTAGCGCACGACGTAGCCGAGCGCCGCGAGATCGTGCTCGTCGCGCTCGATCAGCGTGCGCCCGAAATGGCCGCGCTGCGACACATGAATGTGTTCGATCGGCGTCGCGTCGGCCGGCCACGCGAGCGTATCGAGCAGCACGCGGCTGCCGTGCGACACCGCGATCGCGCGCGGATCGTTCGCGCTCGCGGACGGCTCGCGCGCATCGATCAGCGCGATCGACGCGTGCTGCGTCGCGCTGCGCCGCGCGAGCCAGCCGGCGAGCGCGAGCCCGACCGGGCCCGCGCCGACGATCGCGAGGTCGTAGTCGGTCGGGGGCGGGGAGGAAGCGTGGGTCATCGGAATTCGTGAAACGGAAATAACGGTCGGCGGCCCGCGTGCGGCTTACGCGCGCGCACGCATCAGCGCCTCGATGTCGGCCGCCGCGACGGGCACGTCGCGCGTGATCAGCTCGCAGCCGTGCTCGCGCACGATCGCGTCGTCTTCGATGCGGATGCCGATGTTCCAGTACTCGGACGGCACGTCGTCGGCCGCGCGCACGTACAGGCCCGGTTCGACCGTCAGCGCCATGCCGGGCTTCAGCGTGCGCCACGGCAGCGCGCCGTTGGCGTCGCGCTCGGCGTGCCGTTCGCGGTAGTCGCCGCAGTCGTGCACGTCCATCCCGAGCCAGTGGCCCGTGCGGTGCATGTAGAAACGCGTGTACGCGCGCTCGGCGATCACGTCGTCGACGTTCGAGAAGCGCGTTTTCGCGATGATGCCGGTGTCGAGCAGCCCCTGCGCGAGCACGCGCACGGCCGCGTCGTGCGGCGCCTCGAACGGCACGCCCGCGCGCGTCGCGTCGATCGCGGCCTGCTGCGCGGCGAGCACGATGTCGTACAGCGTGCGCTGCGCGGGCGAGAAGCGCCCGTTCGCGGGGAACGTGCGTGTGATGTCGGAGGCGTAGCCGTCGAGTTCGCACGCGGCGTCGATCAGGATCAGGTCGCCGTCCCGCGCGGCCGCGTTGCCGGCCGGGTAGTGCAATACGCACGCGTTCGCGCCGGCCGCGACGATCGATCCGTAGGCGGGCGCCTGCGCGCCGTGCAGGCGGAACGTATACAGCAGCTCGGCCTCGAGTTCGTATTCGCGGATGCCGGGCTTGCATGCCTGCATCGCACGCCGATGCGCGAGCGCCGAGATGTGGGCGGCGCGCGTCATGATCGCGAGCTCGTGTTCGTCCTTCACGAGCCGCATGTCGTCGAGCAGCGGCGTGAGGTCGCGCATCGCGTCCGGCGCGGCGACGCCCGAGCGTGCCTGCGCGCGCACCGCATCGAGCCAGCGCGCGAGCTGCCGGTCGAACGCGGTCGACGCGCCGAACCGGTAGTGGACGGTGCCCGCGTCGGCGAGCAGGCGCGGGATCTCGGTATCGAGCACGTCGGTCGCGTACGCGGCGTCGAAGCCGAACGTGTCGCGCGCGGCCTCGGGCCCGTAGTGGAACCCTTCCCAGATCTCGCGATCGGCGTTCTTCGCGCGGCAGAACAGGATCGACTCGGGCGCGCCATGCGGCGCGGCCGCGTTCAGCACGAGCACCGCGTCAGGCTCGGTGAAGCCGGTCAGGTAATAGAAGTAGCTGTCGTGCCGGTACGGATAGCCCGTATCGCGGTTGCGCAGCACTTCCGGCGCGGTGGGCACGATGGCGACGCCGCCGCCCGCGGCGCGCAGTGCGGCAAGCACGCGTTCGCGGCGCTGGCGGTAGACGTCGACGGCAATGGCGGTATCGAGGGGCGGATTCATCGTGCGATTGTAGCGCCGCCGGCCGCGGCGCGCGAAAGTGCGCGCGAGCGCCGCGCAGCCGGGCCCGCCGGCCGATTGTTGCAAACCATCCACAGGCCGGACGGGCGATTTTCTACCCGGCCGTGCCGCCCGGTTATGATCGGCGACAACGTATACTCCCGGCGGTTCCCTTAAAAAGGCAGATGATGAAATTAATCGGTTCGCTCAGCAGCCCGTACGTCCGCAAGGCGCGGATCGTGCTCGCTGAAAAGAAGATCGACTACAAGCTGGAGCTCGAGAACGTGTGGGCCCCCGATACGAACATTCATGCGTCGAATCCGCTCGGCAAGGTGCCGTGTCTCGTGATGGAAGACGGCGCGGCGGTGTTCGATTCGCGCGTGATCTGCGAATACGTCGATACGCTGTCGCCGGTCGGCAAGCTGATTCCGGCTTCGGGGCGCGAGCGCGTCGAGGTGCGCTGCTGGGAAGCGCTGTGCGACGGCGTGCTCGACGCGTCGGTCGCGATCCGTCTCGAACACACGCTGCGCGACGAAGCGCAGCGCAGCGCGAGCTGGATCGCGCGGCAGCAGCGCAAGATCGACGACGGCCTCGTCGCGATGTCGCAAGGCCTGGGCAGCAAGACGTGGTGCGTCGGCAATCATTACACGCTGGCCGACATCTCGCTCGGCTGCGCGCTCGGCTATCTCGACTTCCGGATGCCCGAGCTGAACTGGCGCGAACGTCACCCGAACCTCGACAAGCATTTCGTGAAGCTGTCGCAGCGTCAGTCGTTCGCCGATACGCTGCCGCAGGGCTGACCGGCGGGCCGTATGCCGCAGACTGCGCCCCTGAGAGGGCGCTTTTTTTCGACCTGACCGGTTGACGGGCCGCCACCGACCGAGGCCCGCACACGCGTCAGTCGATCGACGCGTAGACCGTTTCGCCGAGCGTGAACGAATCGCTGCGGGCAATCGGCCACCACTTGTCGTACAGCGTATAGCCGCACGTGTTGCCGTCGAGCAGCGCGCCCGGCTTCAGATATTTCAGCAGCTGCGACATCAGGCGGACCTCGTGCGGCGACACCCGCTGCACGATGTGATGCGCGCGCAGCTCCGACGGATGCGACAGCCCGGCCGCCTGCACGAGCTCCTGCAGCGCGTGCAGCGTATTGCGATGGAAGTTGTAGACGCGCTCGGCCTTGTCGGGCACGACGAGCGCGCGCTGACGCACCGGATCCTGCGTCGCGACACCGGTCGGGCAGCGGTCGGTGTGGCAATGCTGCGCCTGGATGCAGCCGACCGCGAACATGAAGCCGCGCGCCGAGTTCACCCAGTCCGCGCCGATGGCGAGCGTGCGCGCGATGTCGAACGCGGTGATGATCTTGCCGCTCGCGCCGATCTTCACGCGGTCGCGCAGCCCGATACCGACGAGCGTGTTGTGCACGAGCAGCAGCCCTTCCTGCAGCGGCACGCCGACGTGGTCGGTGAATTCGAGCGGCGCCGCGCCGGTGCCGCCTTCGGCGCCGTCGACGACGATGAAGTCCGGCACGATCCCCGTCTCGAGCATCGCCTTCGCAATGCCGAAGAATTCCCACGGATGGCCGATGCACAGCTTGAAGCCGGTCGGCTTGCCGCCCGACAACGTGCGCAGCCGCTCGACGAATTCGAGCAGCCCGCGCGGCGTCGAGAATTCCGAGTGCGTCGCGGGCGAGATGCAGTCCTTGCCCATCGGCACGCCGCGCGTCTCGGCGATCTCGGGCGTGATCTTCGCGGCCGGCAGCACGCCGCCGTGGCCCGGCTTCGCACCCTGCGACAGCTTGATCTCGATCATCTTGACCTGCGGGTCGGCGGCCTGCTTCGCGAACTTGTCGGGGTTGAACGTGCCGTCGTCGTTGCGGCAGCCGAAGTAGCCGGACGCGATTTCCCAGACGATGTCGCCGCCGTGCTCGCGGTGGTACTTCGACAGCGAGCCTTCGCCGGTGTCGTGCGCGAAGCCGCCTTTCTTCGCGCCGAGGTTCAGCGCGCGGATCGCGTTCGCGGACAGCGAGCCGAAGCTCATCGCCGAGATGTTGAAGATCGAGATGTCGTACGGCTGCGCGCGCGTCGCGCCGACGCGGATCCGGAAGTCATGGTTCGGCAGCCGCGTCGGTGCGAGCGAATGACTGATCCATTCGTGCGCGACTGCCTTCACGTTCAGCTCGGTGCCGTACGGGCGGTTGTCGGCGACGTTCTTCGCACGCTGGTAGACGAGGCTGCGCTGCGCGCGCGAGAACGGTTTCTCGTCGGTATCGTCCTCGACGAAGTACTGGCGGATTTCCGGACGGATGAATTCGAACAGGAAGCGGAAGTGGCCCCAGAGCGGGTAGTTGCGCAGGATCGCGTGGCGGTCCTGGTTCAGGTCGTACAGGCCGAGGGCGACG is a window encoding:
- the dusB gene encoding tRNA dihydrouridine synthase DusB, giving the protein MPVIGSHVLRNNLFVAPMAGVTDRPFRQLCKKLGAGYAVSEMVASNAQLWKSAKTMRRANHAGEVEPIAVQIAGADPAMMAEAARYNVDNGAQIIDINMGCPAKKVCNVAAGSALLQNEPLVQRIVEAVVAAVGTGPDAVPVTLKIRTGWDREHKNAITIARLAEAAGISMLTVHGRTRADLYRGEAEYETIAAVKAAVRIPVVANGDITSPAKAKAVLEATGADALMIGRAAQGRPWLFREIDHFLQTGELLPPPRIDEIQQVMNEHLEDHYAFYGEFTGVRTARKHIGWYTRGLSGANAFRHRMNTLDSTREQLAAVNAFFDAQKALSDHLVYVDDDENGQGEPDDHNQLAA
- a CDS encoding UbiH/UbiF/VisC/COQ6 family ubiquinone biosynthesis hydroxylase, translated to MTHASSPPPTDYDLAIVGAGPVGLALAGWLARRSATQHASIALIDAREPSASANDPRAIAVSHGSRVLLDTLAWPADATPIEHIHVSQRGHFGRTLIERDEHDLAALGYVVRYGSLVQALAGAVRGSRVDWLTSTTARAPLQDADCVALTLDGPHGERVLRARIVVNAEGGLFHEQQADAGKHRRDYGQTALVGTVTVSSPRPNVAWERFTHEGPLALLPLGGPRQADYALVWCCAPDEAARRAALPDDAFLRELGIAFGERMGSFVAIAGRASFPLGLNAAQTLVKGRIAIVGNAAQTLHPVAGQGLNLGLRDAHTLVDVLSTQGFDATALATFNARRALDRRLTIGATDTLARLFTIDAGPLPLLRGAALTALEFVPPLKKAIARQMMFGQRG
- a CDS encoding FMN-binding glutamate synthase family protein; the protein is MLSRRYLAMWCAVLLLVAAAALASFHVLSGLWIAIPAALVALGLYDLNQDRHAILRNYPLWGHFRFLFEFIRPEIRQYFVEDDTDEKPFSRAQRSLVYQRAKNVADNRPYGTELNVKAVAHEWISHSLAPTRLPNHDFRIRVGATRAQPYDISIFNISAMSFGSLSANAIRALNLGAKKGGFAHDTGEGSLSKYHREHGGDIVWEIASGYFGCRNDDGTFNPDKFAKQAADPQVKMIEIKLSQGAKPGHGGVLPAAKITPEIAETRGVPMGKDCISPATHSEFSTPRGLLEFVERLRTLSGGKPTGFKLCIGHPWEFFGIAKAMLETGIVPDFIVVDGAEGGTGAAPLEFTDHVGVPLQEGLLLVHNTLVGIGLRDRVKIGASGKIITAFDIARTLAIGADWVNSARGFMFAVGCIQAQHCHTDRCPTGVATQDPVRQRALVVPDKAERVYNFHRNTLHALQELVQAAGLSHPSELRAHHIVQRVSPHEVRLMSQLLKYLKPGALLDGNTCGYTLYDKWWPIARSDSFTLGETVYASID
- a CDS encoding Fis family transcriptional regulator yields the protein MSKHNIEQCVRESLDVYFRDLDGSNPHDVYEMVMSCVEKPMLEVVLEQAGGNQSLAAEYLGINRNTLRKKLQQHGLL
- the purH gene encoding bifunctional phosphoribosylaminoimidazolecarboxamide formyltransferase/IMP cyclohydrolase, translating into MIKQALISVSDKTGIVDFAKSLSDLGVKLLSTGGTAKLLADAGLPVTEVADYTGFPEMLDGRVKTLHPKVHGGILARRDLPEHMQALEAHDIPTIDLLVVNLYPFVATIAKDDCTLADAIENIDIGGPTMLRSAAKNHRDVTVVVDPADYAVVLDEMKANGNTVGYATNFRLATKVFAHTAQYDGAITNYLTSLTEELKHSSRNPYPATLNMAFEKVQDLRYGENPHQSAAFYRDIVTPAGALANYRQLQGKELSYNNIADSDAAWECVKTFDAPACVIIKHANPCGVAVGNDSADAYAKAFQTDPTSAFGGIIAFNREVDEAAAQAVAKQFVEVLIAPSFTDAAKQVFAAKQNVRLLEIALGEGHNAFDLKRVGGGLLVQSLDAKNVQPHELRVVTKRHPTPKEMDDLLFAWRVAKYVKSNAIVFCGNGMTLGVGAGQMSRVDSARIASIKAQNAGLTLAGSAVASDAFFPFRDGLDVVVAAGATCVIQPGGSVRDDEVIAAADEHNIAMILTGVRHFRH
- a CDS encoding glutathione S-transferase family protein, which translates into the protein MKLIGSLSSPYVRKARIVLAEKKIDYKLELENVWAPDTNIHASNPLGKVPCLVMEDGAAVFDSRVICEYVDTLSPVGKLIPASGRERVEVRCWEALCDGVLDASVAIRLEHTLRDEAQRSASWIARQQRKIDDGLVAMSQGLGSKTWCVGNHYTLADISLGCALGYLDFRMPELNWRERHPNLDKHFVKLSQRQSFADTLPQG
- a CDS encoding aminopeptidase P N-terminal domain-containing protein, which gives rise to MNPPLDTAIAVDVYRQRRERVLAALRAAGGGVAIVPTAPEVLRNRDTGYPYRHDSYFYYLTGFTEPDAVLVLNAAAPHGAPESILFCRAKNADREIWEGFHYGPEAARDTFGFDAAYATDVLDTEIPRLLADAGTVHYRFGASTAFDRQLARWLDAVRAQARSGVAAPDAMRDLTPLLDDMRLVKDEHELAIMTRAAHISALAHRRAMQACKPGIREYELEAELLYTFRLHGAQAPAYGSIVAAGANACVLHYPAGNAAARDGDLILIDAACELDGYASDITRTFPANGRFSPAQRTLYDIVLAAQQAAIDATRAGVPFEAPHDAAVRVLAQGLLDTGIIAKTRFSNVDDVIAERAYTRFYMHRTGHWLGMDVHDCGDYRERHAERDANGALPWRTLKPGMALTVEPGLYVRAADDVPSEYWNIGIRIEDDAIVREHGCELITRDVPVAAADIEALMRARA